Proteins encoded together in one Pontiella desulfatans window:
- a CDS encoding TolC family protein has translation MKTLFVLFTLIPSMLLAQTNGLSLAEVRSMVLAANPSVRESLQRIAAAEAVLKQVRSAYLPTISMTGSYGHIDASLHPDSMPDVRFSDSFKQAAAGMQGNWLLFDGFAREARSLGAKYGVRQSKELSEETRRLLILSATVSFRQAQLARQNVAIAERDHAYNKNLEEDARKRFLAGALPEADVHNFSIRALQAESTALQARLDYAVGCTVLAELMALPEAGLPEGMRPVSIDFAAPGRVPSMDGELQYALAHRPDFKAITSGQLVLAQQVRAAKGDLMPKVAAVGEVNYTDKEGWGNIEQHGNYDSYVGVAASWDLFAGGRKVNAVKQAQAEMRALEEQQEALRLSIRSGLRQRINEAETAKAVFERQEKIHDLSIKVRDSVEKSYKAGMASITRLNEAQTDLVRARGAYSSSYIAYRLILNELDIETGRVLESL, from the coding sequence ATGAAAACTCTATTCGTACTATTCACCTTGATTCCTTCTATGCTATTGGCCCAAACCAACGGCCTGTCGCTGGCCGAGGTGCGGTCGATGGTGCTGGCGGCGAACCCGTCGGTACGGGAATCGCTCCAGCGCATTGCCGCCGCCGAGGCGGTGCTCAAGCAGGTGCGCTCGGCCTATCTCCCGACGATCTCCATGACGGGAAGCTATGGCCATATCGATGCAAGCCTGCATCCGGATTCGATGCCCGACGTCCGTTTTTCCGACAGCTTCAAGCAGGCCGCCGCCGGCATGCAGGGCAACTGGCTGCTGTTCGACGGCTTTGCCCGCGAAGCCCGCTCCCTCGGCGCCAAATACGGGGTTCGGCAAAGCAAGGAACTTTCAGAAGAAACCCGCCGACTGTTGATTCTTTCGGCAACCGTTTCCTTCCGGCAGGCACAACTTGCGCGCCAGAACGTGGCCATTGCCGAGCGCGACCATGCCTATAACAAAAACCTGGAGGAAGATGCCCGCAAACGGTTCCTGGCCGGGGCACTGCCGGAGGCCGATGTCCACAACTTTTCCATCCGCGCCCTGCAGGCCGAAAGCACGGCGTTGCAGGCCCGGCTCGACTATGCCGTCGGCTGCACCGTGCTGGCCGAGTTGATGGCATTGCCCGAGGCCGGATTGCCGGAAGGCATGCGCCCCGTTTCGATCGACTTCGCCGCTCCGGGACGTGTTCCCTCCATGGATGGCGAGCTGCAATATGCGCTGGCGCACCGCCCCGACTTCAAGGCCATCACGTCCGGCCAGCTCGTGCTGGCCCAGCAGGTGCGCGCCGCCAAAGGCGACCTCATGCCCAAGGTCGCCGCCGTTGGCGAAGTCAACTATACCGACAAGGAAGGCTGGGGGAATATTGAACAGCATGGCAACTACGACTCCTATGTCGGGGTTGCGGCTTCGTGGGATTTGTTCGCCGGCGGCCGCAAGGTTAATGCGGTCAAGCAGGCGCAGGCCGAAATGCGCGCACTGGAGGAACAGCAGGAAGCGTTGCGCCTTTCCATCCGCTCCGGGCTCCGACAACGGATCAATGAAGCCGAAACCGCCAAGGCCGTTTTCGAGCGGCAGGAAAAAATCCACGACCTGTCGATCAAGGTGCGCGACAGTGTGGAAAAATCCTACAAAGCCGGCATGGCATCCATCACTCGCCTGAACGAAGCCCAGACCGATCTCGTTCGGGCAAGGGGAGCGTATTCCTCGTCCTACATTGCCTACCGGTTGATCCTCAATGAACTCGATATCGAGACGGGCCGGGTGTTGGAGTCCCTATGA
- a CDS encoding efflux RND transporter periplasmic adaptor subunit, with amino-acid sequence MKLNKQMITGVGGGLLALAVIVLVSAAGAKKKEAAKHENEGRMAFNNTPRPVRYETVAASPLHGRRAYPGIVKASEETALSFRVGGPLTEVNVKLGKTVKKGELLMQIDPRDFEDRIASLEAQLSGAEAVQANADQDYKRIAGLFEEKVVPQSDYDKGKSGLDSADAAVENIKVQLQIARHALKDTSLFAPYDGTVTEQLVENHEMINPGETVLRYHNIQQLEIVVNIPENEIIATPIKSKSKVSVSFPSIRSRSFEARLTEWSTQADALTRTYVAIFEMEAPEGVTVLPGMTATVEPAQADDVASVLTVPVSALVSDTRKGNAVWIYDAEQGKAQLRPVVIGALNGESRVVVVEGLVEGDQVVVTGSRLIHEQLSLETAANR; translated from the coding sequence ATGAAGTTGAATAAACAAATGATTACCGGGGTCGGGGGCGGCTTGTTGGCGCTTGCGGTCATTGTATTGGTGAGCGCCGCCGGCGCGAAAAAGAAAGAAGCGGCCAAGCATGAAAACGAAGGTCGGATGGCGTTCAACAACACGCCCCGTCCGGTTCGGTATGAAACGGTAGCGGCCTCGCCGTTGCATGGGCGCCGCGCCTATCCGGGCATCGTCAAGGCCTCGGAAGAAACCGCGCTTTCGTTCCGCGTTGGCGGGCCATTGACCGAAGTGAACGTGAAACTCGGCAAAACGGTAAAAAAGGGGGAGCTGCTGATGCAGATCGATCCGCGCGATTTCGAAGACCGTATTGCATCGCTCGAAGCGCAACTTTCCGGGGCGGAGGCCGTCCAGGCCAATGCGGATCAAGATTACAAACGCATCGCCGGGCTCTTCGAAGAGAAGGTCGTTCCGCAATCCGACTACGACAAGGGGAAAAGCGGACTCGATTCCGCGGACGCCGCCGTTGAGAACATCAAGGTTCAGCTGCAGATTGCCCGTCATGCGCTCAAGGATACGTCGTTGTTCGCGCCCTACGACGGCACGGTGACGGAACAGCTCGTTGAAAACCACGAAATGATCAATCCCGGAGAAACCGTGCTGCGCTACCACAACATTCAGCAACTCGAAATCGTCGTGAACATTCCGGAAAACGAAATCATCGCAACGCCGATCAAAAGCAAAAGCAAGGTCAGCGTCTCATTCCCCTCGATTCGCTCAAGAAGCTTCGAGGCGCGTTTGACGGAGTGGAGCACGCAGGCCGATGCGCTGACGCGCACCTATGTCGCCATCTTTGAAATGGAAGCCCCCGAGGGCGTCACGGTATTGCCGGGCATGACGGCCACGGTCGAACCCGCGCAGGCCGACGACGTGGCGAGCGTCCTCACGGTTCCGGTATCGGCCTTGGTTTCCGACACCCGGAAAGGTAACGCGGTTTGGATCTACGACGCCGAACAAGGCAAGGCGCAGTTGCGCCCGGTCGTGATCGGAGCGCTTAACGGGGAATCCCGCGTCGTGGTGGTCGAGGGATTGGTGGAGGGAGACCAGGTTGTGGTCACCGGAAGCCGCTTGATCCACGAACAGCTATCGCTTGAAACCGCGGCAAACCGTTAG
- a CDS encoding TIGR01212 family radical SAM protein (This family includes YhcC from E. coli K-12, an uncharacterized radical SAM protein.) produces the protein MRHPFSMQPPYLQYKDYMKQRYGDALFRVPIDFNLGCPNRESDGSGGCTFCNVRGSAAVQTMGKDSVEEQMAEAIRFARDRYGAKKYMAYIQAFSATFGKQQQPMYLDLLDAFDFTAVSIGTRPDCLTPQAYDFLAELNKHIEVWVELGVQTVHDRTLERINRGHDWASSETAIQKLHELGINVAVHVILGLPGETAEDFRQTADTLAALPIDAVKIHNLHIEKGTTLALEHALAPLPVLMEHDFAEHLMDFIRRMPPGIPIMRLTTDTLDEELIAPKWHMAKGQFKDYVIQQMTCREWRQGDLFGRGKKEEPESGSGLKTVETDDGSVTFWNEDYKEHYHSPAGARLEAEEKYIVPGKLKERLEKGDLHLLDVCFGLGYNSLCALDATKQDASSTLSITALEMDRRVVGAAAKNIQTSDSDSFDWKQTLAELYKGQASSIPSQASISILWGDARHTITKLPTQYFDLVFLDAFSTQRNSELWTVDFFKKLKAVMKPDAVLLTYCAAIPVRSGLMEAGFFVGETDPVGRQRGGTLAAMRAEDIDLPLPDHELRMIRETTRGLPYRDPYGVRTNKEILRDRQERIIECKQEDSSNR, from the coding sequence TTGCGGCACCCTTTTTCGATGCAGCCGCCCTATCTTCAATACAAGGACTACATGAAGCAACGCTACGGCGATGCGCTCTTCCGTGTACCGATCGACTTTAACCTGGGTTGCCCGAACCGGGAATCCGATGGATCGGGCGGTTGCACCTTTTGCAACGTGCGCGGCTCCGCCGCCGTCCAGACGATGGGCAAGGACTCGGTCGAAGAACAGATGGCCGAGGCGATCCGCTTCGCGCGCGACCGCTATGGCGCCAAGAAATACATGGCGTACATCCAGGCCTTTTCCGCCACCTTCGGCAAGCAGCAGCAACCGATGTATCTCGACCTGCTCGACGCCTTCGACTTTACCGCCGTCAGCATCGGCACCCGCCCCGACTGCCTGACGCCACAGGCCTACGATTTCCTTGCCGAACTCAACAAACACATCGAGGTGTGGGTGGAGCTCGGCGTGCAAACCGTGCACGACCGCACGCTGGAGCGCATCAACCGCGGCCACGACTGGGCCAGTAGCGAGACGGCCATCCAAAAGCTGCATGAACTCGGCATCAACGTCGCCGTCCACGTCATCCTCGGCCTGCCCGGCGAAACGGCCGAAGATTTCCGGCAGACCGCCGACACGCTGGCCGCCCTGCCCATCGATGCCGTCAAAATCCACAACCTGCATATTGAAAAAGGAACCACCCTTGCACTGGAGCACGCACTCGCTCCCCTGCCCGTTTTGATGGAGCACGATTTTGCCGAGCACCTGATGGATTTCATTCGTCGCATGCCGCCCGGTATCCCGATCATGCGGCTCACCACCGACACCCTGGACGAGGAACTGATTGCCCCGAAATGGCACATGGCCAAGGGGCAGTTCAAGGATTATGTCATCCAGCAAATGACTTGCCGGGAGTGGCGCCAGGGGGATCTCTTTGGGAGAGGGAAAAAGGAAGAACCGGAGAGCGGGAGCGGGCTGAAAACCGTTGAAACCGATGATGGGTCGGTCACATTTTGGAATGAGGACTATAAGGAGCACTACCACTCGCCCGCCGGCGCCCGGCTGGAGGCCGAGGAAAAATACATTGTTCCCGGTAAGCTGAAAGAGCGCCTGGAGAAAGGAGATCTCCATCTTTTGGATGTCTGCTTTGGTCTAGGCTACAACAGTCTTTGCGCGCTCGACGCAACGAAGCAAGATGCTTCGTCCACACTCTCGATCACCGCCTTGGAAATGGATCGGCGGGTGGTGGGCGCGGCGGCGAAAAACATCCAAACTTCGGACTCTGATTCCTTCGACTGGAAACAAACATTGGCGGAACTGTACAAGGGCCAAGCATCCAGCATCCCGTCCCAAGCATCCATAAGCATCCTCTGGGGCGATGCACGCCATACGATTACCAAACTCCCCACGCAGTATTTCGATCTAGTGTTTCTCGACGCCTTCTCCACCCAGCGCAACAGCGAACTTTGGACGGTCGATTTTTTCAAGAAACTCAAGGCCGTCATGAAACCCGACGCCGTGCTGCTAACCTATTGCGCCGCCATCCCCGTCCGCTCCGGCTTGATGGAGGCCGGGTTTTTCGTGGGCGAAACCGATCCGGTCGGGCGCCAGCGCGGTGGAACCCTCGCCGCCATGCGGGCGGAAGACATTGACCTCC
- a CDS encoding TetR/AcrR family transcriptional regulator, whose amino-acid sequence MNIIDAAGTLAAAEGFASVSTRKVAEASGENIGSIHYHFGGKDGLFAAVVREAMSWCLHRAYYDAIDAIDENSTREELAKVVRIIVSSEINDLFRSDRPAWHSQVIYQLLQRDDELYELFRAEVLEPSTAALERFLKAVDPTMDETEVFQRTITMKMPIFAHANYMKVFLKALGVEGYSEDYLSRLEDLLVRQAQLSLGLPVD is encoded by the coding sequence ATGAACATTATTGATGCTGCAGGAACCTTGGCGGCGGCGGAGGGGTTCGCGAGCGTTTCCACCCGCAAGGTGGCGGAAGCATCCGGTGAAAACATTGGAAGCATCCATTATCATTTCGGCGGCAAGGATGGTCTCTTCGCGGCGGTGGTGCGCGAGGCGATGAGCTGGTGCCTGCACCGGGCCTATTACGATGCGATCGACGCGATCGACGAAAACTCAACGCGCGAAGAGCTGGCCAAGGTGGTTCGGATCATTGTTTCAAGCGAGATCAACGACCTGTTCAGGTCGGATCGGCCCGCCTGGCATTCGCAGGTGATTTACCAACTGCTCCAGCGCGATGACGAACTCTATGAACTGTTCCGGGCAGAGGTGCTTGAACCCAGCACGGCGGCCCTGGAGCGCTTCTTGAAAGCCGTCGATCCCACAATGGATGAAACCGAGGTGTTTCAGCGCACCATCACCATGAAAATGCCGATCTTCGCCCACGCCAACTACATGAAGGTGTTTTTAAAGGCGCTCGGTGTCGAAGGCTATTCGGAGGACTATTTGAGTAGATTGGAAGATTTGTTGGTTAGGCAGGCCCAGTTGTCGCTGGGGCTTCCGGTGGATTAA
- a CDS encoding dihydroorotase — protein sequence MQTILITNANLVNEGSTTASDLFIKNGRIEKIAPSLTNQAADTVIDAKGKALLPGMIDCHVHCRDPGLEQKADLHSETRAAVAGGVTSIMEMPNTKPAAITNAILEDKFALAATRCVANYSFHLGASNNNIDELLAMDPKTVCGVKLFMGASTGGLLVDRMEQLENIFGRIEVPISLHCEDTNTIRENEKAAREKYGEDIPFSEHPNIRSEEACYRSTALAVELATRYNSRIHVLHLTTAKELELFQAGSVEGKKITAEACPHMLWFSSDDYAEKGALIKCNPSIKTPADRAALRDAVKSGLIDTIGTDHAPHLFEEKQNPYGSAPSGLPLIQSAMATAIELFPLETVAEKTAHNPARIFQVEKRGFLREGYWADLTLVDTETPTTVTKENTLYKCGWSPFEGVTFKSSIIATLVNGQIAYADGQVNGAVRGQRLLFDR from the coding sequence ATGCAAACGATACTGATCACCAACGCCAATCTCGTAAACGAAGGTTCCACCACGGCCTCCGATCTGTTCATCAAGAACGGCCGCATTGAAAAGATCGCGCCCAGCCTGACCAACCAAGCGGCCGACACCGTCATCGACGCCAAGGGCAAGGCGCTGCTGCCGGGCATGATCGACTGCCACGTCCACTGCCGCGACCCGGGACTCGAGCAAAAGGCCGACCTCCACTCCGAAACGCGCGCGGCGGTTGCCGGCGGCGTCACCTCCATCATGGAAATGCCCAACACCAAGCCGGCGGCCATCACCAATGCCATTCTTGAAGACAAGTTCGCCCTCGCCGCCACCCGGTGCGTTGCGAACTATTCCTTCCACCTCGGCGCCTCGAACAACAACATCGACGAGCTGCTGGCGATGGATCCGAAAACCGTTTGTGGAGTCAAACTCTTCATGGGCGCCTCCACCGGCGGACTGCTGGTTGATCGGATGGAACAGTTGGAAAACATTTTCGGAAGGATCGAGGTTCCCATTTCCTTGCACTGCGAAGACACCAACACCATCCGCGAAAACGAAAAGGCCGCGCGCGAGAAATATGGCGAAGACATTCCCTTTTCCGAGCACCCGAACATTCGTTCCGAGGAAGCGTGCTACCGCTCCACCGCCCTCGCCGTCGAACTGGCCACCAGATATAATTCCCGGATCCACGTGCTGCACCTGACCACCGCAAAGGAACTGGAACTGTTCCAGGCCGGTTCGGTCGAGGGGAAGAAAATCACCGCCGAAGCCTGTCCGCACATGCTCTGGTTTTCCTCCGACGACTACGCCGAAAAAGGGGCGTTGATCAAATGCAACCCGTCCATCAAGACGCCCGCCGACCGCGCGGCCCTGCGGGACGCCGTGAAGAGTGGATTGATCGACACCATCGGCACCGACCATGCACCGCACCTCTTCGAAGAAAAGCAAAACCCGTACGGTTCCGCCCCCTCTGGCCTACCCCTCATCCAAAGCGCGATGGCCACAGCCATTGAGTTGTTCCCGCTCGAAACCGTTGCCGAAAAAACCGCGCACAATCCGGCACGGATTTTCCAAGTGGAGAAGCGCGGCTTCCTCCGCGAAGGCTACTGGGCGGATTTAACCCTGGTCGACACCGAAACACCGACCACGGTCACCAAGGAAAACACGCTCTACAAATGCGGCTGGTCGCCCTTCGAAGGCGTCACGTTCAAGTCCTCCATCATCGCAACGCTCGTCAACGGGCAGATTGCCTATGCCGACGGACAGGTCAACGGTGCCGTCCGCGGGCAACGGTTGTTGTTCGATCGCTAA
- a CDS encoding efflux RND transporter permease subunit, which yields MNPASFALRKRTVMVVMTIMLIAAGFLSYQKLGRLENPDFTIKTALVVTQYPGASPTEVEEEVTDPIEVAIQSMSQLKEVYSTSMEGVSIVYVDVRDTYTSTELPQIWDELRKKIGDMQGQLPPGAGPSIVNDDFGDVYGVFFALTGGDYSYAELKEYAEDLKTELLHCDDVAKIAFWGLQQEVIYVEFDRARITELGLSPEQIAGTMQAQNVVQPSGKVEIDGNYMRITPTGDLASEQVISDLFVGGGDELVRLGDIATVRRGYYDPKRQIMNFNGAPAIGIGISTVAGGNVVTMGESIKVKLAELEQTRPEGMELNSIYYQSEMVTSAVNGFVLNLIEAVVIVVVLLMFFMGWQSGLLIGAVLLLNISGTLLGMQIMDIDLQKISLGALILALGMLVDNAIVVADGILIRVERGESREDAAQDVVRDTQWPLLGATFVSILAFTAIGFAPGNIGEFCRSLFDVMAMSLLISWVLAVTITPLFCVWFLKIPDTHGEDPYDKPMFRRYRKLLHLAIHHRFITVATTVVLLVAAMAGFKKVPQAFFPGSPTPYFYINYWRPAGTHIDRTAEDLEKIDAYVRSLEGVKQTSSFAGEGTLRFMLSYNYETADPSYGMLLIETEDYHGISDLVKEIDAYLKKNFPKAEPYCSTIPNGPPLAFYVEARFFGPDKQVLEELGRQAVEIMRAEPTAKDARLDWRQPVQVLRPEFSETQARRVGVTRADLAQSLQLNFNGMVSGLYREGNEMIPIMMRPPESERSTVDNFDDVQVWSSGNRAFVPIRQVVTEIESEWEWPYVMRRDRLNTITARCNPVYGLPDTLRLKIAEQIEGLELPPGYRFEWAGEFEESAEAQAPLAATFPICLLGMFVITIWLFNSVRRPLIIFMCVPLSIIGVTAALLLTGMPFGFMSILGFLGLSGMLIKNAVVLIDEIELQLRRDVEPYKAVLDSSVSRMRPVIMAAGTTILGMAPLLADALYSGMAVTIMGGLFAATFLTLIIVPVVYTLVYRIKVDKTHL from the coding sequence ATGAATCCGGCATCATTTGCATTGCGAAAACGGACGGTGATGGTTGTCATGACCATCATGCTGATTGCGGCGGGCTTTCTGTCGTATCAAAAACTCGGGCGTCTCGAAAACCCCGACTTCACCATCAAGACCGCGCTGGTGGTCACGCAATATCCCGGCGCGAGCCCGACCGAAGTCGAGGAGGAGGTCACCGATCCGATCGAGGTCGCCATCCAGTCGATGAGCCAGCTCAAGGAGGTCTACTCCACCTCGATGGAAGGCGTCTCGATCGTCTACGTCGATGTCCGGGACACCTATACCAGCACGGAACTCCCCCAGATCTGGGACGAATTGCGCAAGAAAATCGGCGATATGCAGGGGCAGCTGCCGCCCGGCGCGGGGCCTTCGATCGTCAACGACGACTTCGGCGATGTCTACGGGGTTTTCTTCGCCTTGACCGGCGGGGACTATTCCTATGCCGAGCTCAAGGAATACGCGGAGGATCTCAAGACGGAACTGCTGCACTGCGACGACGTGGCGAAGATTGCCTTCTGGGGGTTGCAGCAGGAGGTGATCTATGTCGAGTTCGACCGGGCGCGGATCACCGAGTTGGGGCTTTCTCCCGAGCAGATTGCCGGAACGATGCAGGCCCAGAACGTGGTGCAGCCCAGTGGCAAGGTTGAGATCGACGGAAACTATATGCGTATTACGCCCACGGGCGACCTCGCCAGCGAACAAGTCATCTCCGACCTTTTCGTCGGTGGAGGCGACGAGCTCGTCCGCCTCGGGGACATCGCCACCGTCCGCCGGGGTTACTACGATCCCAAACGCCAGATCATGAACTTCAACGGCGCCCCGGCCATCGGCATCGGTATCTCCACGGTGGCGGGCGGCAACGTCGTAACCATGGGCGAGTCCATCAAGGTCAAGCTGGCCGAACTCGAACAAACCCGTCCCGAGGGGATGGAGCTGAACTCGATCTACTACCAGAGCGAAATGGTAACGTCCGCCGTCAACGGTTTCGTGCTTAACCTGATCGAAGCCGTTGTTATCGTTGTGGTGCTGCTGATGTTTTTCATGGGGTGGCAGAGCGGATTGCTGATCGGGGCGGTGCTGCTGCTGAACATCAGCGGAACGCTTCTCGGTATGCAGATCATGGATATCGACCTGCAGAAGATTTCGTTGGGTGCGCTGATTCTTGCGCTGGGCATGCTGGTGGATAACGCCATTGTGGTGGCCGACGGTATCCTCATCCGCGTCGAGCGCGGCGAGAGCCGCGAAGATGCCGCCCAGGACGTGGTGCGCGATACGCAGTGGCCATTGCTCGGCGCAACCTTCGTCTCGATCCTCGCCTTCACGGCCATCGGCTTTGCGCCGGGCAACATCGGCGAGTTCTGCCGTTCGCTCTTCGACGTAATGGCGATGTCGTTGCTGATCAGCTGGGTGCTGGCCGTCACCATCACGCCGCTCTTCTGCGTCTGGTTCCTCAAGATTCCGGATACGCACGGCGAAGACCCCTACGATAAGCCGATGTTCCGCCGCTACCGCAAGCTGCTGCACCTCGCCATCCACCATCGTTTCATCACCGTGGCCACGACCGTCGTCTTGCTGGTGGCCGCCATGGCCGGATTCAAGAAGGTGCCGCAAGCCTTTTTCCCGGGATCGCCAACCCCCTACTTCTACATTAACTACTGGCGACCTGCCGGCACGCATATCGACCGCACGGCGGAGGATCTGGAAAAGATCGATGCCTATGTGCGTTCGCTCGAAGGCGTGAAGCAAACCAGCTCGTTCGCCGGGGAGGGTACCTTGCGCTTCATGTTGTCGTACAACTATGAAACCGCCGACCCGAGCTACGGCATGCTGTTGATCGAGACCGAGGACTACCACGGCATCTCGGATCTGGTGAAGGAGATCGATGCCTACTTGAAGAAAAACTTTCCCAAGGCCGAACCCTATTGCAGCACCATCCCCAACGGGCCGCCGCTCGCGTTCTATGTCGAGGCCCGGTTCTTCGGCCCGGACAAGCAGGTGCTGGAGGAACTCGGCAGGCAGGCGGTCGAAATCATGCGTGCCGAACCAACCGCCAAGGATGCCCGCCTCGATTGGCGCCAGCCGGTTCAGGTGTTGCGCCCCGAGTTTTCCGAAACGCAGGCGCGCCGCGTTGGCGTAACCCGTGCCGATCTCGCGCAATCGCTCCAGCTCAACTTCAACGGCATGGTGTCCGGCCTTTATCGCGAAGGCAACGAAATGATTCCGATCATGATGCGCCCCCCCGAATCCGAGCGCAGCACGGTTGACAACTTCGACGATGTGCAGGTGTGGAGTTCGGGCAACCGCGCATTCGTGCCGATCCGCCAGGTGGTCACCGAGATCGAAAGCGAATGGGAGTGGCCCTATGTGATGCGCCGCGACCGCCTCAACACCATCACCGCGCGTTGCAATCCGGTCTATGGCTTGCCCGACACCCTGCGCCTGAAGATTGCAGAACAGATCGAAGGGCTTGAGCTGCCACCCGGCTATCGCTTTGAATGGGCCGGCGAGTTCGAGGAATCGGCCGAAGCCCAGGCCCCGTTGGCGGCCACCTTCCCGATCTGCCTGTTGGGCATGTTCGTGATCACGATCTGGCTGTTCAACTCGGTTCGGCGCCCTCTGATCATCTTCATGTGCGTGCCGCTCTCGATCATTGGCGTCACCGCCGCGCTGCTGCTCACCGGTATGCCGTTCGGCTTCATGAGCATCCTCGGGTTCCTAGGCCTGTCCGGCATGCTCATCAAGAACGCCGTGGTTCTGATCGACGAAATCGAATTGCAGCTTAGGCGGGACGTTGAGCCCTACAAAGCGGTGCTCGATTCATCCGTCAGTCGTATGCGTCCCGTCATCATGGCGGCGGGAACCACCATCCTCGGCATGGCGCCGTTGCTGGCCGACGCGCTCTATTCCGGCATGGCGGTAACCATTATGGGCGGCCTGTTCGCCGCCACGTTCCTGACGCTGATCATCGTGCCGGTGGTCTACACGCTGGTCTACCGCATCAAGGTCGACAAAACCCATCTATAG